Proteins found in one Drosophila innubila isolate TH190305 chromosome X, UK_Dinn_1.0, whole genome shotgun sequence genomic segment:
- the LOC117785327 gene encoding uncharacterized protein LOC117785327 has product MDYLGDNRYQLLFVDDDANDQSVDQKQLPQMPQMPQMPQAVAQPKTKRTKTPRDKAKSIVEMAKMLELQSKSNTNTKLEMGQVKEPQQLKEQAALEEEEQEEQAAMELMLVLAMAEEEAAAAAEELQQQEQPQLAEEEDDTKYITVEQWRAMHGVRAKPIYNIRKPGEGEPNKPDWKKMTVLQKKKQQQANKSEDDNNLEYDATMYPQRVGRLQRIMDIEFKFKDDRRRSGYLSGWSGRAYNKSESEGTAESINMADEMEFPTLG; this is encoded by the exons aTGGATTATTTGGGTGATAATCGCTATCAATTGCTGTTCGTGGACGACGATGCCAACGATCAAAGCGTTGACCaaaagcagctgccacagaTGCCACAGATGCCACAGATGCCACAAGCTGTCGCACAGCCAAAGACCAAACGCACCAAGACGCCAAGGGACAAGGCCAAAAGCATTGTGGAGATGGCCAAAATGCTCGAATTGCAGTCCaagtcaaatacaaatacaaagctGGAAATGGGCCAAGTCAAGGAGCCGCAGCAGTTGAAG GAGCAGGCGGCtttggaggaggaggagcaggaggagcaggcGGCTATGGAGCTTATGCTGGTGTTGGCTATGGCAGAGGAGGaagcggcggcggcggcggaggAGCTGCAG CAACAGGAGCAACCGCAACTCGCTGAGGAGGAGGATGACACCAAGTACATTACAGTGGAGCAATGGCGTGCCATGCATGGAGTGCGTGCCAAGCCCATTTATAATATACGCAAGCCCGGCGAAGGTGAGCCCAATAAGCCCGATTGGAAGAAGATGACCGTCttgcagaagaagaagcagcaacaggccAACAAGTCCGAGGATGACAACAATCTGGAGTACGATGCAACCATGTATCCACAGCGTGTGGGACGTCTACAGCGTATTATGGACATTGAGTTCAAGTTCAAGGATGATCGACGTCGCAGTGGTTATCTCAGTGGTTGGTCGGGACGTGCCTACAACAAATCGGAGTCCGAGGGCACTGCCGAGTCCATCAATATGGCGGATGAAATGGAGTTTCCCACACTTGGTTGA